A single window of Irregularibacter muris DNA harbors:
- the purR gene encoding pur operon repressor, producing the protein MGKRKRNERIGALIKILSHQPNTVFTLNYFSEAFEAAKSSISEDIVIAKKMLEELHLGTIETIAGAAGGVKYVPLVTPERAGFFLEKVCKKLEDPQRIMPGGFIYMTDIISSPSMVETMGEILASQFLNQEIDYVITMETKGIPIALMTAKALNVPLVIVRKNSKVTEGSTVSINYLSGSSNRIQTMSLSRRALKEGAKVLIVDDFMKAGGTAKGMMDLINEFKGEVQGIGVLIATREPEDKVVEHYTPLLYLEEVDVKNRRIIIAPNPKITTKI; encoded by the coding sequence ATGGGAAAACGAAAAAGAAATGAAAGAATTGGTGCACTAATAAAAATATTAAGCCATCAACCTAATACAGTATTTACATTAAATTATTTCAGTGAAGCTTTTGAAGCAGCAAAATCAAGTATTAGTGAAGATATTGTTATTGCAAAGAAAATGTTGGAGGAGCTGCATTTAGGTACGATTGAAACAATTGCCGGTGCAGCTGGCGGGGTAAAATATGTTCCTCTAGTTACCCCGGAAAGAGCAGGTTTTTTTTTGGAAAAGGTATGTAAAAAGTTAGAAGATCCCCAAAGAATTATGCCTGGTGGTTTTATTTATATGACAGATATTATCTCTTCTCCTTCTATGGTGGAAACCATGGGGGAAATTTTAGCCAGCCAATTTTTAAACCAGGAGATTGATTATGTGATTACCATGGAAACTAAGGGAATTCCTATTGCCCTTATGACAGCCAAGGCCTTGAATGTTCCTTTGGTTATTGTTAGGAAAAATAGTAAGGTAACCGAAGGCTCTACAGTAAGTATTAATTATCTATCAGGATCTAGTAATAGAATACAAACCATGTCTTTATCTCGAAGAGCTCTAAAGGAAGGAGCCAAGGTATTAATTGTGGATGATTTTATGAAGGCAGGTGGAACGGCCAAGGGCATGATGGATTTAATCAATGAGTTTAAAGGAGAGGTGCAGGGAATAGGAGTATTGATTGCCACTAGGGAACCAGAGGACAAGGTCGTTGAGCATTATACTCCACTTTTATATCTAGAAGAAGTAGATGTCAAAAATAGAAGAATAATTATCGCACCCAATCCTAAAATAACCACTAAAATATAA
- the pth gene encoding aminoacyl-tRNA hydrolase, giving the protein MQVIIGLGNPENRYNGTRHNIGFEVIDQFAETNNIEIKKTKHKALIGEGFVGGKKIMLVKPQTYMNLSGESVLDIVDYYDVPLENILVIYDDIDLEVGKMRIRSKGSAGTHNGMRSIVQLLQETEIPRLRMGIGRPEKQDLVSYVLGKFTPEERMELKDTLKKAGQAIEVFISKGVTEAMNQFNQK; this is encoded by the coding sequence ATGCAAGTAATTATAGGACTAGGGAACCCAGAAAATCGTTATAATGGTACCCGGCATAATATAGGATTTGAAGTAATTGACCAATTTGCTGAAACAAATAATATTGAAATCAAAAAAACAAAACATAAGGCACTTATAGGAGAGGGATTTGTAGGAGGAAAAAAAATCATGCTGGTAAAACCCCAAACCTATATGAATTTAAGTGGAGAAAGTGTATTAGATATTGTGGACTACTATGATGTTCCCCTGGAAAATATCCTCGTTATCTATGATGATATAGATTTAGAAGTAGGGAAAATGCGTATAAGATCAAAGGGCAGTGCAGGCACCCACAATGGGATGAGGTCCATTGTGCAGCTATTGCAAGAAACCGAAATTCCTAGACTTAGAATGGGAATTGGAAGGCCTGAAAAACAAGATTTAGTTTCCTATGTCCTTGGGAAGTTTACCCCAGAAGAAAGAATGGAATTAAAAGATACCCTTAAAAAAGCTGGCCAGGCCATAGAAGTGTTTATTTCAAAGGGAGTTACCGAGGCCATGAATCAGTTTAATCAGAAATAA
- a CDS encoding xanthine dehydrogenase family protein molybdopterin-binding subunit, with translation MDNYQVLGTSVPRLDGKDKVAGRQRYVNDKQIPGLLHAALKTSTHAHAEIKSIDISKALEAPGVQAVLTGEDFPVTIGLYMGDKPPIARSKVRHYGEAVAVVIANSELEAKSALPLIHVEYQPLPYVSSPREALKEDAPILHKELEDYKHIPAVLPEPGTNISNRTKIRKGDIQEGFKKADFIIESSFEFPPGDHVAMETRATIAEIGSNGDVKIQSATQAPFLAKALIGYNFNVPIGKINVTSPPVGGGFGGKAGLQLEGLVYLLSRSVDGRPVKLVNTREQDLLTSPGHIGLQADVKLGCTKEGELVAAELTYLFDGGAYADYAVNISRAAAISCTGPYRIPNVWCDSLCVYTNHPFATAYRGFGHIELAYAIERSIDLLAEEMGMDSMDFRLKNAIQQGDTSPTQSIMDANTGDLRECIRRTADMIGWKEGIYKQVSPTKVRAKGMGLLWKAPAMPTNTDAGVILTFNEDGSMNFQTGVVEIGQGTHTGLAQIIAEKFKVSTDMVHVVHDVNTKTAPHDWATAASRGLMMAGRAAIEAADDAISQLKRTASIPLRCPPQDLEVAGGRVFLKDEPEIGILVQEVAMGYVYPNGNAVEGQVIGRGRYVSRRLSGLDPETGEGHPALEWTLGAEAIEVELDLADGSYDILNAVCCMDVGTVINPDLAHAQVVGALGMGLSFARNEGFIFNNRGQVVNEDLRSYKILRYGEEPQYQVEFLHTPQGDGPFDARGLGEQGVVGMPGALSNALSRAAGKQLNFLPLTPESIWKTVKEVK, from the coding sequence TTGGATAATTATCAAGTACTAGGTACTTCCGTCCCTAGGTTAGATGGAAAAGACAAGGTAGCTGGTAGACAACGGTATGTCAATGACAAACAGATACCAGGACTTCTCCACGCAGCCTTAAAAACAAGCACCCATGCCCATGCAGAGATCAAATCCATTGATATTTCTAAAGCTTTGGAGGCTCCAGGTGTTCAAGCTGTACTGACAGGGGAAGATTTCCCGGTTACTATAGGACTTTATATGGGAGATAAGCCCCCCATAGCCAGAAGCAAAGTTAGGCATTATGGGGAAGCAGTTGCTGTAGTTATTGCCAATAGTGAATTAGAGGCTAAATCCGCACTTCCATTAATTCATGTAGAATACCAACCCCTTCCCTATGTATCCTCTCCAAGGGAAGCCCTAAAGGAAGATGCCCCCATCCTTCATAAAGAATTGGAAGACTACAAACATATTCCCGCTGTTCTCCCTGAACCCGGTACCAATATTTCCAACAGGACCAAAATTCGTAAGGGTGACATTCAGGAAGGCTTTAAAAAGGCTGATTTTATTATCGAATCTTCCTTTGAGTTCCCCCCTGGGGATCATGTGGCAATGGAGACTCGAGCAACCATTGCAGAAATTGGATCCAATGGAGATGTGAAAATACAATCCGCCACCCAAGCCCCCTTCTTAGCCAAGGCTCTAATTGGATACAACTTCAATGTACCTATTGGAAAAATCAATGTCACCTCTCCACCTGTTGGCGGTGGCTTTGGAGGAAAAGCTGGTTTACAGTTAGAGGGCTTAGTTTATCTACTTTCCCGTTCAGTGGATGGACGTCCCGTAAAACTTGTCAATACTCGAGAACAGGATTTATTGACTTCTCCCGGTCACATTGGTTTACAAGCTGATGTAAAATTGGGTTGTACAAAGGAAGGAGAATTGGTTGCTGCAGAACTTACATATTTGTTTGATGGTGGAGCCTATGCCGACTATGCGGTAAACATCAGTAGAGCTGCTGCCATTTCCTGTACAGGGCCTTACCGCATACCTAATGTATGGTGTGACTCTCTTTGTGTATATACCAATCATCCCTTTGCTACGGCCTATCGAGGCTTTGGACATATTGAACTAGCCTATGCCATAGAACGCTCTATTGACTTACTGGCAGAAGAAATGGGCATGGATTCTATGGACTTTAGACTAAAAAATGCTATCCAACAGGGAGATACCTCTCCTACCCAAAGCATTATGGATGCAAACACAGGGGATTTACGAGAGTGTATCCGTAGGACGGCGGATATGATTGGATGGAAGGAGGGCATCTACAAACAAGTTTCCCCAACCAAGGTACGAGCTAAGGGAATGGGACTTTTATGGAAAGCTCCTGCAATGCCTACCAATACCGATGCCGGTGTTATTCTTACCTTTAATGAAGATGGGAGTATGAACTTCCAAACGGGAGTAGTGGAAATAGGCCAAGGCACCCATACTGGTTTAGCCCAAATTATAGCTGAAAAATTCAAAGTTAGTACAGATATGGTCCACGTGGTGCATGATGTCAATACTAAAACGGCTCCCCATGACTGGGCAACAGCGGCCAGTAGGGGACTGATGATGGCAGGTCGTGCTGCTATAGAGGCCGCCGATGATGCAATCTCTCAACTCAAGAGAACAGCTTCCATTCCTCTACGCTGCCCTCCTCAGGATTTAGAAGTTGCTGGAGGTAGAGTCTTTTTAAAAGATGAACCAGAAATAGGTATTTTGGTACAGGAAGTAGCCATGGGCTATGTTTATCCCAATGGAAATGCTGTAGAAGGACAAGTAATTGGTAGAGGACGCTATGTCTCTAGAAGGCTTTCAGGTCTTGATCCAGAAACCGGTGAAGGTCACCCAGCCTTAGAGTGGACTCTAGGTGCTGAAGCCATAGAAGTAGAGCTAGACTTAGCAGATGGTAGCTATGACATATTAAATGCTGTCTGCTGTATGGACGTAGGCACTGTTATTAATCCTGATTTAGCCCATGCTCAGGTTGTAGGTGCTTTAGGTATGGGATTAAGCTTTGCCAGAAATGAAGGTTTCATCTTTAATAATCGTGGTCAAGTAGTTAACGAAGATCTGCGAAGCTATAAAATCCTTCGTTATGGCGAAGAACCTCAATATCAAGTTGAGTTTTTACACACACCTCAGGGAGATGGTCCCTTTGATGCAAGAGGTTTAGGAGAGCAAGGAGTAGTTGGTATGCCTGGGGCTTTATCCAATGCTCTTTCGAGAGCCGCAGGAAAACAATTAAACTTCCTGCCCTTAACTCCTGAATCTATCTGGAAAACTGTAAAGGAGGTAAAATAA
- a CDS encoding CapA family protein, with protein sequence MRKISKKRILLFILILSLAILWTGCGMKDIGQESPQNSEETPREEIPRIEEITMAAVGDIMVHSPQFEAAYVGGEEKYDFYPTFQPIEKYIQETDIAVANLETTFAGEDKGYTGYPMFNSPEQLGKALKQTGFDVITTANNHSLDRRSQGVKSTLDFLDQEGLDYTGTARSQEERDRILIKEVKNVKIAFLAYTYGTNGIPLPEDEPYLVNLIDKTQIEEDIQRAKAENPDIIVASMHFGVEYQRTPNDEQKELVDFLAQQGVDVILGSHPHVIQPMEIKNVVTAEGEEKEVFVIYSMGNFISNQRDRYTDSGLILQMGFEKNFKTNKTVLKQVEYIPTWVNKTSTGGKLYYEVVAVEEAMKQYENNESKLISKEGYNLLQRTWNDTTSHLEQENAKMVLKPLE encoded by the coding sequence ATGAGAAAAATAAGCAAAAAAAGAATCCTATTATTTATACTTATTTTATCTTTAGCCATTTTGTGGACAGGCTGCGGAATGAAAGATATAGGACAAGAATCTCCACAAAATTCTGAGGAGACACCTAGGGAAGAAATACCTAGGATTGAAGAGATAACGATGGCAGCCGTCGGGGATATTATGGTTCACTCTCCCCAATTTGAAGCCGCCTATGTGGGGGGAGAAGAAAAATATGATTTTTATCCTACCTTTCAACCGATTGAAAAATATATTCAAGAAACAGATATCGCAGTAGCCAATCTTGAGACTACCTTTGCAGGAGAAGATAAGGGATATACCGGTTATCCTATGTTCAATAGTCCAGAACAATTGGGAAAGGCATTAAAACAAACAGGATTTGACGTGATTACAACGGCCAATAACCATTCATTAGATAGAAGAAGTCAGGGCGTTAAAAGTACTCTAGATTTTCTAGATCAAGAGGGGTTAGACTATACGGGAACAGCTAGAAGCCAAGAGGAACGAGATAGAATATTGATAAAGGAAGTAAAGAATGTAAAAATAGCTTTCCTGGCCTACACCTATGGGACCAATGGCATTCCCTTACCCGAGGATGAACCTTATCTAGTAAATTTAATTGATAAAACTCAGATTGAGGAAGACATTCAAAGGGCAAAGGCAGAAAATCCTGATATCATTGTAGCTAGTATGCACTTTGGTGTTGAATACCAAAGAACACCTAATGATGAACAAAAAGAATTGGTGGACTTTTTAGCTCAGCAAGGGGTAGATGTTATCCTAGGGAGTCATCCCCACGTGATCCAACCAATGGAGATAAAAAATGTAGTGACAGCAGAGGGAGAAGAAAAAGAGGTTTTTGTGATATACTCTATGGGGAACTTTATATCCAACCAAAGAGATCGTTATACCGACAGCGGTCTAATTCTACAAATGGGATTTGAAAAAAACTTTAAGACCAATAAAACAGTTCTTAAACAAGTGGAATATATCCCTACCTGGGTAAATAAGACAAGTACAGGGGGAAAACTTTATTATGAAGTTGTGGCAGTAGAAGAGGCAATGAAACAATATGAAAACAATGAAAGTAAACTGATCAGTAAGGAAGGCTATAATCTTTTACAAAGAACCTGGAATGACACCACAAGTCATTTAGAACAAGAAAACGCAAAAATGGTGCTAAAGCCTTTGGAATAA
- a CDS encoding ribose-phosphate diphosphokinase: protein MSLNCKGMKIITGSSSPKLAQEISEILDCPITKAEVGRFSDGEITVKIEQSVRGNDVFVIQSTSSPVNDNLMELLILIDALKRASAGRINAVIPYYGYARQDRKAKARDPITARLVADLITAAGADRVLTMDLHAAQIQGFFNVPVDHLVGVPILADYFKKKNIQDLVVVSPDLGSVTRSRNFADRLDAPLAIIDKRRPKANVSEVMNVIGDIKGKNVILIDDIIDTAGTIVNGAEALIKLGAKEVYATCTHPVLSGPAMERINNSIIKEMVIANTIELPEEKKSDKIVSLSVGPIFAAAMTRIYEGLSVSKLFD from the coding sequence ATGAGTTTAAATTGTAAGGGAATGAAGATTATTACAGGGAGTTCAAGCCCAAAACTAGCCCAAGAGATTTCAGAAATCTTGGATTGTCCTATTACCAAGGCAGAAGTAGGTAGATTTAGTGATGGAGAAATCACTGTAAAAATCGAACAATCAGTAAGAGGTAATGATGTTTTTGTTATTCAATCTACAAGTTCACCAGTCAATGACAATTTGATGGAGCTATTAATTTTAATTGATGCTCTAAAAAGAGCATCGGCCGGTAGAATTAATGCGGTTATCCCATACTATGGATATGCTAGACAGGATAGAAAGGCCAAAGCTAGAGATCCAATTACAGCAAGATTAGTGGCAGATCTTATCACAGCAGCCGGAGCCGATAGAGTTCTTACTATGGACTTACATGCTGCCCAAATCCAAGGTTTTTTCAATGTGCCCGTAGATCATCTAGTAGGGGTACCTATTTTAGCTGATTACTTTAAAAAGAAGAATATCCAGGATCTAGTGGTTGTCTCTCCTGATTTAGGGAGTGTTACCCGCTCTAGAAACTTTGCAGATAGATTAGATGCTCCACTAGCTATTATTGATAAAAGAAGACCTAAGGCCAATGTTTCCGAGGTAATGAATGTTATTGGAGATATTAAAGGCAAAAATGTTATTTTAATTGATGATATTATTGATACAGCAGGAACAATTGTCAATGGTGCTGAAGCTCTGATTAAGCTAGGAGCAAAAGAAGTATATGCTACTTGTACTCACCCAGTTTTATCTGGACCTGCCATGGAAAGAATTAATAACTCAATCATTAAAGAAATGGTCATTGCCAATACAATTGAATTACCAGAGGAAAAGAAAAGCGATAAAATTGTTTCCCTTTCAGTAGGACCGATTTTTGCTGCTGCCATGACGAGAATATATGAAGGACTTTCGGTAAGTAAATTATTTGACTAA
- a CDS encoding PBECR3 domain-containing polyvalent protein yields MVDKLDVFLFKKEVKKIIIGRLSAEVIDYFNLNCSPCNIVLWADRLKYTEKHKTDFKSEQEYYRHIEEIPNIISNPDYIGLHPSNNSIQYIKKIDENMLIGIRLKPTGDLNFRSAYPITQEKLNSYLKAGTLVKYKKIIGNID; encoded by the coding sequence ATGGTAGATAAGTTAGATGTATTCTTATTTAAAAAGGAAGTTAAAAAAATTATAATCGGTAGATTGAGCGCAGAAGTAATTGATTATTTTAATTTAAATTGTAGCCCTTGTAATATTGTACTGTGGGCAGATCGATTAAAATATACCGAAAAACATAAAACGGATTTTAAATCAGAACAAGAATATTATAGGCATATAGAAGAGATACCAAATATTATAAGTAATCCAGATTATATTGGATTGCATCCCAGTAACAATAGCATACAATATATAAAGAAAATTGATGAAAATATGTTAATTGGTATAAGATTAAAACCGACAGGGGACTTAAATTTTAGATCCGCATATCCTATTACGCAGGAAAAATTAAATAGCTATTTAAAAGCTGGAACATTGGTGAAATACAAGAAAATTATTGGCAATATTGACTAA
- the spoVG gene encoding septation regulator SpoVG, which translates to MQITDVRIRKINAEGKMKAIVSVTFNDQFVVHDIKIIEGQNGLFIAMPSRKTPEGEFKDIAHPINSETRTFIQEAILRVYQESLEQTAAAAME; encoded by the coding sequence GTGCAAATAACAGATGTACGTATTCGAAAAATTAATGCTGAGGGGAAAATGAAGGCAATTGTATCCGTGACTTTTAATGACCAATTTGTTGTCCATGACATCAAAATTATAGAAGGTCAAAATGGCTTATTTATTGCCATGCCCAGCAGAAAGACACCTGAAGGAGAATTTAAGGATATCGCTCATCCTATAAATTCAGAGACTAGAACATTTATTCAAGAGGCTATACTAAGGGTATACCAGGAAAGTTTAGAACAAACAGCAGCTGCAGCAATGGAATAA
- the glmU gene encoding bifunctional UDP-N-acetylglucosamine diphosphorylase/glucosamine-1-phosphate N-acetyltransferase GlmU, whose protein sequence is MENNVGSIAVILAAGAGTRMKSRKPKVLHEICGKPMLQHVIDQATILKTEKTVVVIGYQGESVKETIGNTVEYVYQREQLGTGHAVMQAQSYFENYKGNVLLLYGDTPLISAETLKKFIQYHEDKELHTTVLTAEVEDATGYGRIIRNAQGQVEAIVEHKDATEEQLKIKEINSGMYYFNAELLNHALSKINNDNNQGEYYITDVIEILNKEGYKIGGYVVENDAEIQGINSRVQLAEAENYMRKKINEHWMDQGVTMLDPHSTYIQKGVSIGQDTLIYPGVHLEGETTIGTECTIGANSRIVSSTIADDVEIQYSTILNSTVDSQAKIGPYAYIRPNSHIGEGAKIGDFVEIKNATMGKGSKASHLTYVGDAEVGAGVNLGCGTVFVNYDGYKKHKTVVGDNVFVGCNTNLIAPVEVKEGAYIAAGSTITQEVPSKSLAIARARQVVKEGWVEKRNTKEK, encoded by the coding sequence ATGGAAAATAATGTAGGAAGTATAGCTGTAATTCTTGCAGCGGGTGCAGGTACAAGAATGAAATCCCGTAAGCCTAAAGTACTCCACGAAATTTGTGGAAAACCTATGCTTCAACATGTTATTGATCAAGCAACTATATTAAAAACCGAAAAAACTGTAGTTGTCATTGGTTATCAGGGAGAAAGTGTTAAAGAAACAATAGGAAATACAGTGGAATACGTATATCAAAGGGAACAGCTAGGTACAGGACATGCTGTTATGCAAGCCCAGAGCTATTTTGAAAACTATAAGGGTAATGTTTTACTGCTCTATGGAGATACTCCTCTTATTTCAGCTGAAACCTTGAAAAAATTCATACAATACCATGAGGACAAAGAGCTTCATACTACGGTACTCACCGCCGAGGTAGAAGATGCCACAGGATATGGTAGAATTATACGAAATGCCCAGGGACAAGTAGAGGCTATTGTGGAACACAAAGATGCTACAGAAGAACAACTAAAGATTAAAGAAATCAACTCAGGAATGTATTATTTCAATGCAGAGTTATTAAACCATGCTCTAAGCAAAATCAATAATGATAACAACCAGGGTGAATATTACATCACAGATGTTATAGAAATCTTAAATAAAGAAGGCTATAAAATCGGTGGCTATGTAGTAGAGAATGATGCGGAAATCCAGGGAATCAATTCTAGGGTTCAATTGGCAGAAGCTGAAAATTATATGCGAAAAAAGATAAATGAACATTGGATGGATCAGGGAGTAACCATGTTGGATCCCCATAGCACATATATTCAAAAGGGAGTCTCCATAGGACAGGACACTCTTATTTATCCTGGGGTACATTTAGAAGGAGAGACTACCATTGGTACTGAATGTACTATTGGTGCCAATAGTAGAATAGTATCCTCCACTATAGCCGATGATGTAGAAATCCAGTATTCCACTATTTTAAATAGCACAGTGGATAGCCAGGCTAAGATAGGTCCTTATGCTTATATTAGGCCCAATAGCCATATAGGAGAAGGAGCAAAAATAGGAGACTTTGTAGAGATTAAAAACGCTACTATGGGCAAAGGTTCAAAAGCATCCCATCTTACTTATGTAGGAGATGCAGAGGTAGGAGCAGGCGTTAATTTAGGTTGTGGTACAGTTTTTGTAAATTATGATGGCTATAAAAAACACAAAACCGTTGTAGGAGATAATGTTTTTGTGGGTTGCAATACAAATCTAATAGCACCCGTAGAAGTAAAGGAAGGAGCCTATATTGCAGCAGGTTCTACCATTACTCAGGAAGTGCCTTCTAAATCTTTAGCCATTGCAAGGGCAAGGCAAGTGGTAAAAGAAGGATGGGTAGAAAAGAGAAATACAAAGGAAAAATAG
- a CDS encoding S1C family serine protease, whose product MEGEIILINFKDKRINKYTLWSLSFVGAFLLGIFAGMIGDFVEVQTSKISLEEEKEKSIVDIVKENAGAIVGVESWDDSSSEGKKNINASGIIFHQKGYMITNAHVIKGADRVYVYVDKDKKIKAHILAEDEEKDIALLKIDHKDLSVANFGDSDKVEVGERAIAIGNPLGEQLSGTVTVGVISAVNRQLEIQGSTMDLIQTDAAINMGNSGGALLNSKGEIIGMTTFHIPSSKAQGVGFAIPSNILREYIDKYSP is encoded by the coding sequence TTGGAAGGAGAGATTATTCTGATCAATTTTAAAGATAAAAGAATAAACAAATATACCCTATGGAGTCTGTCGTTTGTAGGTGCATTTTTATTAGGAATATTTGCTGGAATGATTGGTGATTTTGTAGAGGTTCAAACAAGTAAAATCAGCCTAGAGGAAGAGAAGGAAAAATCTATTGTAGATATTGTAAAGGAAAATGCTGGTGCTATTGTAGGTGTGGAAAGCTGGGATGATAGTTCTTCAGAGGGCAAGAAGAACATCAATGCATCAGGCATTATTTTTCATCAGAAGGGCTATATGATCACCAATGCCCACGTGATTAAAGGAGCAGATAGAGTTTATGTCTATGTAGATAAAGACAAAAAAATAAAAGCTCATATTCTGGCAGAGGATGAAGAAAAGGATATTGCCCTCTTAAAGATTGATCATAAGGATTTATCTGTTGCAAACTTTGGAGATTCTGATAAAGTTGAGGTGGGAGAAAGGGCTATAGCCATAGGCAATCCCTTAGGAGAACAATTATCGGGTACGGTTACGGTAGGGGTAATTAGTGCCGTAAATAGGCAGTTGGAGATCCAAGGCAGTACAATGGATTTAATACAAACCGATGCAGCCATAAACATGGGCAATAGTGGAGGTGCTCTTTTAAATAGTAAGGGAGAAATCATTGGGATGACCACCTTTCATATCCCATCTAGCAAAGCCCAAGGAGTTGGTTTTGCCATTCCCAGCAATATTTTAAGGGAGTATATAGACAAATATTCACCTTAG
- the murC gene encoding UDP-N-acetylmuramate--L-alanine ligase, which translates to MTTPDLDLSKHHHIHFIGIGGISMSGLAKILLHNQYIVSGSDIQSSPLTKKLESKGAAIYIGHKASNIDNADLVIYTAAVKSDNEELKRARELNIVTMERAEFLGQIMRHYKKSIGIAGTHGKTTTTSMMSIILEEASYDPTILVGGELDAIGGNVKVGNSAYFVTEACEYVESFLHFNPYIGVILNVEEDHLDYFTDLDHIKQSFHKYAQLIPEDGYLIANGDSENVSSILKDLNCNVVTFGTSEDCDWQAKNISFNDMGMGCFDVVYEGENLGHFQLSVPGLHNVVNALSAIVCAYYLDIPLSVIQKGLTLYKGTHRRFELKGKIHDISVIDDYAHHPTEVTATLAAAKRYPHKKTWCIFQPHTYTRTLTLLKDFSTAFQLADEVIIADIYAAREKDLGLIHSRDLADAILDNGTPALYLGDFPAILNHLLENVQPGDLVITMGAGNIDQVGNMFLTELAK; encoded by the coding sequence ATGACAACTCCAGATTTAGACTTATCTAAACACCATCATATTCATTTTATTGGAATTGGTGGTATTAGCATGAGTGGACTAGCTAAAATATTGTTACATAATCAGTACATTGTCAGTGGGTCTGATATTCAATCCTCCCCCCTAACCAAAAAATTAGAAAGTAAAGGTGCGGCTATTTATATTGGACACAAAGCGAGCAATATTGATAATGCCGATTTAGTCATATATACTGCTGCGGTAAAATCAGATAATGAAGAATTAAAAAGAGCCAGAGAACTAAACATTGTTACTATGGAAAGAGCAGAGTTTTTAGGTCAAATCATGAGACATTATAAGAAAAGTATTGGTATAGCTGGTACTCATGGCAAAACCACTACAACTTCTATGATGTCCATCATACTTGAGGAAGCCAGCTACGATCCTACCATTTTAGTAGGAGGAGAGTTGGATGCTATAGGAGGGAATGTGAAGGTAGGAAATAGTGCTTATTTTGTGACAGAAGCTTGTGAATATGTAGAGAGCTTTTTACATTTCAATCCCTATATAGGTGTTATCTTAAATGTCGAGGAAGATCATTTGGATTATTTTACTGATCTAGACCATATTAAACAGTCCTTTCATAAATATGCGCAACTGATACCAGAGGACGGGTATCTTATAGCTAATGGAGACAGCGAAAATGTGTCTTCTATTTTAAAGGATCTGAATTGTAATGTCGTAACCTTTGGTACCTCTGAAGATTGTGACTGGCAAGCTAAAAATATCTCCTTTAACGATATGGGAATGGGTTGTTTTGATGTAGTCTATGAAGGTGAAAATTTAGGACATTTTCAATTATCTGTACCTGGTCTTCATAATGTCGTCAACGCATTATCCGCTATCGTCTGTGCCTATTATTTGGATATTCCTCTATCTGTCATACAAAAAGGTCTTACCCTTTATAAGGGAACCCACCGCAGATTTGAGCTTAAAGGAAAGATTCATGATATTTCAGTCATTGATGATTATGCCCATCATCCTACTGAAGTTACGGCAACTTTAGCTGCAGCTAAGAGATATCCTCATAAAAAAACATGGTGTATTTTTCAACCCCATACCTATACCCGTACCTTAACCCTGCTAAAGGATTTTTCCACTGCCTTTCAGTTGGCAGATGAAGTGATTATTGCAGATATTTATGCGGCTAGGGAAAAGGATTTAGGCTTAATCCATTCAAGAGATTTAGCTGATGCTATCCTGGACAACGGGACTCCAGCACTTTATTTAGGTGATTTCCCAGCTATTCTTAATCACCTTTTAGAAAATGTTCAACCTGGTGACTTAGTCATTACCATGGGCGCTGGTAATATCGATCAAGTGGGCAACATGTTTTTAACGGAATTAGCAAAATAA